The proteins below come from a single Corynebacterium cystitidis genomic window:
- the hrpA gene encoding ATP-dependent RNA helicase HrpA, with translation MTINPDSASRDALYARLDELTISDARRFSRRLRKARAPQALQAIAKDLDDAALKVSLVDEAIPEISYPEQLPVSERRDDIMELINNNQVVIIAGETGSGKTTQIPKMLLDLGRGRRGLIGHTQPRRLAARTVAERIADELGQEIGESVGYAIRFDDRVSKTTAVKLMTDGILLAEMQRDRYLNAYDTIIIDEAHERSLNIDFLLGYLKRLLPHRPDLKVIITSATIDPERFAQHFAAADGTPAPIIEVSGRTYPVEIRYRPLEQQVGDKVVDIDLLDGLVAAIEELMAEGPGDILCFFPGERDIRDAIEVIEAKKWRGVEVTPLFGRLSNQEQHRVFSPHSGRRIVLATNIAETSLTVPGIHYVVDTGTARISRYSTRTKVQRLPIEEISQASANQRSGRCGRVADGIAIRLYSEDNFNSRPEFTDPEILRTNLASVILQMISLRLGDITAFPFIQPPEHKAVRDGLVLLDELGALEQSSTREKEPRLTTIGRDLARIPVDPRMARMLVEANTLGVLDDVTVIVSSMTIQDVRERPLEFQAQADQAHARFKDKESDFLSSLKLWDYITESRDEMSGNAFRKRMKKEYLHYMRIREWYDLVRQLRDVAKQLGWSQAQDVVGKRDHDAIHQSLLSGLLSNIGARDGNRKEYQGARGTRFMIFPGSALAKKPPEMVMAGELVETSRLWARDVAKIQASWVEKLAADLLKHSYSEPVWSTKRAAAMVHQKSMLYGVTIVADKLIPYHRVDKEAARDLFIRHGLIAGQWNTHHRFLEHNQQMLDEASAVEDKLRRRGLVVDEDTLFEFYNARLPDNAVTGRHFDSWWKKKRQTQPDFLDFDPDALLDQEHSVNADTQFPDHWRQGSVSYELQYKFEPGDPYDGVTALVPVPLLANVDDEDFDWLVPGLRTELVTELIRSLPKALRKTVVPAPEFAKRATPKLIPFEGRLTDQLAEVLRALGGSGINGSDFRPKSLPPHLRMTFAAVDRHGKIIDHDKDLAALQSRRSAQIKSSMSKAGRKAETKSAAQWTEDTLGSIPESVSTTVDGNTVEAYPALEATANGVKVTVHPTKAAADQSMVTATLTLLLRHISVSPSQMTKGLPLRQRVAVDHYPHGGSEGLVEDARVAAIRDLMFDYGGPVRTPKEFDALLQKVKPDVAGKVRRTVVAVAPGLVEYANVVSELDNWHGPAIDDMKAQLAFLLPKHAITVHGSQNLQHLPRYMEAIRIRLEDMSLDPDRDAERQDVIESAQRYLDAKLQHLPASAQKSRAVKDILWRIEELRVSLFAQRLGTPKPVSERRIQKMVDKLSV, from the coding sequence ATGACTATTAACCCAGACTCTGCTTCGCGTGACGCCTTATACGCGCGACTTGATGAACTGACTATTTCGGATGCGCGCCGCTTTTCGCGTCGTCTTCGCAAGGCTCGTGCGCCTCAAGCGCTGCAGGCAATCGCGAAGGATTTAGACGACGCTGCGCTCAAGGTATCGCTTGTCGACGAGGCCATCCCCGAAATCTCGTATCCCGAGCAGTTGCCGGTTTCTGAGCGTCGTGACGACATCATGGAGCTGATCAACAATAACCAAGTTGTCATCATCGCTGGTGAGACTGGCTCGGGTAAAACCACACAAATCCCGAAAATGCTGTTGGATTTGGGGCGAGGCCGCCGCGGGTTGATTGGTCATACTCAGCCACGGCGTCTTGCGGCGCGAACAGTGGCAGAGCGCATTGCCGACGAGTTGGGCCAGGAAATCGGTGAATCCGTCGGTTACGCAATTCGCTTCGACGACCGTGTTTCAAAGACTACTGCGGTCAAACTCATGACCGACGGTATTTTGCTTGCCGAGATGCAGCGGGACCGTTACTTGAATGCCTATGACACCATCATTATCGATGAGGCCCACGAGCGGTCCCTCAATATCGACTTCCTGCTTGGCTACCTGAAGCGCTTGTTGCCTCACCGCCCAGATTTGAAGGTGATCATCACCTCGGCCACTATCGACCCAGAACGATTCGCCCAGCATTTCGCCGCTGCCGATGGGACTCCCGCTCCGATCATCGAGGTGTCCGGCCGCACCTATCCGGTTGAAATCCGGTATCGGCCGCTTGAGCAGCAGGTGGGCGACAAAGTAGTTGACATCGATCTGCTCGACGGCCTCGTCGCGGCTATCGAAGAACTGATGGCCGAAGGCCCCGGCGACATCCTGTGTTTCTTCCCTGGCGAGCGCGATATCCGCGACGCCATCGAAGTTATCGAGGCTAAGAAGTGGCGCGGGGTGGAAGTTACTCCCCTGTTTGGGCGCCTGTCCAACCAAGAGCAGCACCGCGTGTTCTCCCCGCACTCAGGCCGGCGCATCGTGCTGGCCACAAATATCGCCGAAACTTCGCTCACCGTTCCGGGCATCCACTATGTCGTTGACACCGGCACTGCACGTATTTCGCGGTACTCCACGCGTACAAAGGTCCAACGCCTCCCAATCGAGGAGATTTCGCAGGCCAGCGCAAACCAGCGCTCGGGCCGCTGTGGCCGCGTTGCAGATGGCATCGCAATCCGCTTGTACTCCGAAGATAATTTCAACTCTCGGCCTGAATTCACCGACCCTGAGATCCTGCGCACCAACTTAGCCAGCGTCATCCTGCAAATGATCTCCCTGCGACTTGGAGATATCACCGCGTTTCCATTCATCCAGCCCCCGGAGCACAAGGCAGTCCGCGACGGCCTGGTACTGCTTGATGAGTTAGGTGCGCTGGAGCAATCGTCGACACGCGAAAAGGAGCCGCGCTTAACGACGATCGGCCGCGACCTTGCCCGCATCCCCGTCGACCCGCGTATGGCCCGCATGCTTGTCGAGGCCAACACGCTAGGTGTGCTTGACGACGTCACCGTCATAGTTTCGTCGATGACCATCCAGGACGTGCGGGAACGCCCACTCGAATTCCAGGCGCAGGCCGATCAGGCACACGCACGTTTCAAGGACAAGGAGTCAGATTTCCTATCCAGTTTGAAACTGTGGGATTACATCACCGAGTCCCGCGATGAAATGTCGGGCAATGCATTCCGCAAACGCATGAAAAAAGAATACTTGCACTACATGCGAATCCGCGAGTGGTATGACCTGGTGCGCCAACTCCGTGATGTGGCGAAGCAATTGGGTTGGTCCCAGGCTCAGGATGTCGTCGGCAAGCGTGACCATGATGCGATCCACCAGTCGCTACTTTCCGGGTTGCTATCCAATATCGGTGCGCGCGACGGAAATAGAAAAGAATACCAAGGTGCACGCGGAACCCGCTTCATGATCTTTCCCGGTTCTGCACTAGCGAAAAAGCCACCAGAAATGGTCATGGCCGGTGAACTCGTGGAGACCTCGCGCCTGTGGGCACGGGACGTAGCGAAAATCCAGGCTTCCTGGGTGGAGAAACTCGCCGCAGATTTGCTGAAACATTCCTATTCTGAGCCGGTTTGGTCGACAAAGCGTGCTGCTGCGATGGTGCACCAAAAATCCATGCTATACGGCGTAACTATTGTTGCTGACAAGTTGATCCCCTACCACCGAGTAGATAAAGAGGCTGCGCGCGATTTATTCATTCGTCACGGTCTGATAGCTGGTCAGTGGAACACCCACCACAGATTCCTCGAACACAATCAGCAGATGCTAGACGAAGCGAGTGCCGTTGAGGATAAGTTGCGCCGCCGCGGTCTTGTAGTAGATGAAGATACATTATTCGAGTTTTATAACGCACGTCTTCCCGACAACGCGGTGACAGGGCGCCACTTTGACTCGTGGTGGAAGAAAAAGCGCCAGACCCAACCAGATTTTCTCGACTTCGACCCGGACGCGCTACTTGATCAGGAACACTCCGTTAACGCTGATACCCAGTTTCCTGACCACTGGCGTCAAGGGTCGGTGTCCTACGAACTGCAGTACAAGTTTGAGCCTGGCGACCCATACGATGGTGTGACAGCTCTAGTCCCGGTTCCGCTCTTGGCCAACGTGGACGATGAAGACTTTGATTGGTTAGTTCCCGGGCTTCGCACTGAGTTGGTGACAGAGTTAATCCGTTCACTGCCCAAGGCGCTGCGCAAGACAGTTGTTCCAGCTCCAGAGTTTGCTAAGCGCGCCACGCCGAAGTTGATTCCGTTTGAGGGCCGACTCACCGACCAATTGGCGGAAGTGCTTCGAGCGCTCGGAGGTTCCGGAATCAACGGCAGTGACTTCCGTCCCAAATCTCTTCCTCCTCACTTACGGATGACGTTTGCCGCAGTGGATCGACACGGAAAAATAATAGACCACGACAAAGATCTTGCTGCTTTGCAGAGCCGCCGGTCAGCACAGATTAAATCGTCAATGTCGAAGGCTGGGCGCAAAGCTGAAACCAAGTCTGCCGCACAGTGGACGGAAGACACACTCGGAAGTATCCCAGAGTCTGTCAGTACCACCGTCGATGGCAACACGGTCGAAGCATATCCCGCATTGGAGGCCACTGCCAATGGAGTGAAAGTGACGGTCCACCCCACCAAAGCTGCGGCTGATCAATCTATGGTGACCGCTACTTTGACTTTATTGCTCCGCCACATTTCGGTGTCCCCGTCACAGATGACGAAGGGGCTACCACTGCGCCAGCGTGTTGCTGTCGATCACTATCCTCATGGTGGCTCCGAGGGCTTAGTAGAAGATGCACGCGTTGCCGCGATTCGTGACCTGATGTTTGACTATGGGGGGCCAGTTCGGACACCGAAGGAATTTGACGCCCTGCTTCAAAAAGTTAAGCCCGACGTTGCTGGCAAAGTCCGTCGCACTGTTGTTGCAGTGGCTCCGGGATTGGTGGAGTACGCAAACGTCGTTAGCGAGTTAGACAATTGGCATGGGCCCGCAATTGACGATATGAAGGCTCAACTTGCTTTCCTACTACCAAAACATGCGATAACAGTGCATGGTAGTCAGAATTTGCAGCACCTGCCCCGATACATGGAGGCGATACGAATCCGATTAGAGGATATGTCGCTCGACCCTGATAGGGATGCAGAACGCCAAGATGTTATTGAGTCCGCTCAACGCTATCTAGACGCGAAGCTGCAGCATCTGCCGGCTTCTGCACAGAAGTCTCGCGCAGTCAAGGATATTCTATGGCGGATTGAAGAGCTGCGAGTCAGCCTTTTTGCGCAACGCTTGGGTACTCCGAAACCTGTATCGGAACGACGAATTCAGAAAATGGTGGACAAACTCAGCGTATAG
- the lexA gene encoding transcriptional repressor LexA — protein MAHKKSDSKQPDPATLSARQKRILDVIQDAVVLRGYPPSIREIGDAAGLQSTSSVAYQLKELEKKGFLRRDPNKPRAVDLRHLPNAPLSKKKDKPQEPKPVPENSVQTSYVPVVGQIAAGNPILAEQHIDEYYPMPADIVGDGELYMLQVVGESMRDAGILDGDWVIVKAQPVAEEGDFVAALLDDEATVKEFHRDSTGVWLLPHNDAFAPIRGDEAQIMGRVVSVMRTL, from the coding sequence ATGGCCCACAAAAAGTCAGATTCGAAACAGCCAGATCCCGCAACATTGTCCGCACGTCAAAAGCGCATCCTCGATGTAATACAAGATGCCGTTGTCCTGCGTGGCTATCCACCAAGCATCCGAGAGATTGGCGATGCAGCCGGCCTACAGTCGACTTCATCCGTCGCCTACCAGCTCAAGGAACTTGAAAAGAAGGGCTTCTTGCGGCGCGATCCGAATAAGCCACGCGCCGTAGACTTGCGTCACCTGCCTAATGCGCCGCTATCCAAGAAGAAAGACAAGCCACAAGAACCCAAGCCAGTCCCTGAAAACTCGGTGCAGACCAGCTATGTCCCAGTTGTTGGTCAAATCGCTGCGGGTAACCCAATCCTCGCCGAGCAACACATCGACGAGTACTATCCGATGCCAGCCGATATCGTTGGAGACGGAGAACTCTATATGCTTCAGGTGGTTGGCGAGTCGATGCGCGATGCTGGAATCCTGGATGGCGACTGGGTTATCGTGAAAGCACAACCTGTTGCTGAGGAAGGCGACTTCGTTGCAGCACTGCTTGACGACGAAGCCACCGTGAAGGAGTTCCACCGCGATTCAACGGGTGTCTGGCTGCTGCCACATAATGATGCATTCGCCCCTATCAGGGGTGATGAGGCACAAATCATGGGTCGAGTGGTATCGGTAATGCGCACTCTCTAA
- the nrdR gene encoding transcriptional regulator NrdR, with amino-acid sequence MHCPFCHNDSSRVIDSRIIDSGASIRRRRECTSCTGRFTTVEKAILTVIKRNGLSEPFNRDKVITGVRRACQGRDVSDDALKLLAQEVEESIRSQGSSQVHANDIGLAILEPLRALDEVAYLRFASVYKSFESADDFESEIRLMRRRDRDY; translated from the coding sequence GTGCATTGCCCTTTTTGTCATAACGACTCCTCGCGAGTGATTGACTCGCGAATCATCGACTCCGGTGCATCCATCCGGCGCCGACGTGAGTGTACTTCTTGTACAGGTCGGTTTACCACAGTAGAGAAAGCGATCTTGACAGTGATTAAGCGAAATGGGCTTTCTGAACCATTCAATCGAGACAAAGTAATCACAGGGGTACGGCGCGCCTGCCAAGGTCGAGACGTCTCCGACGACGCGTTGAAACTTTTGGCCCAAGAAGTGGAAGAAAGCATCCGCAGCCAAGGCAGTTCCCAGGTCCATGCGAACGACATCGGGCTTGCCATCCTAGAACCACTCCGTGCTTTAGACGAAGTTGCGTACCTTCGATTTGCGTCCGTGTATAAGTCTTTTGAAAGCGCTGACGATTTTGAATCGGAAATACGTCTCATGCGGCGCCGTGACCGCGACTATTAG